A single uncultured Methanolobus sp. DNA region contains:
- a CDS encoding uracil-DNA glycosylase has translation MAVRSVIELVEQGFEAVEKEILECTDCQLHETVTNKVISKGSRTPRVVFVGEAPGKNEDETGIPFCGRAGKNLDGMLEYMGLSGDDYAVINTIKCRPPKNRNPLKSEIKACKPFLEAQIQLLNPKVVILLGNTAEKAFCDGEKLEWGVPRAVNGKYTLLKIYHPAALIYQRSRIEEQNTLIDNNRHLWELE, from the coding sequence ATGGCAGTCAGGTCAGTAATTGAACTTGTAGAACAGGGATTTGAAGCAGTTGAAAAAGAAATACTTGAGTGTACAGACTGCCAGCTTCATGAGACTGTAACCAATAAAGTAATCAGTAAAGGCTCCAGAACTCCGAGGGTTGTTTTTGTAGGCGAAGCACCAGGAAAGAATGAAGATGAAACCGGCATCCCTTTCTGTGGCAGGGCAGGCAAGAACCTTGACGGTATGCTGGAATACATGGGACTCTCAGGCGATGACTACGCTGTCATAAATACAATCAAATGTCGCCCTCCTAAAAACCGCAACCCTCTCAAAAGTGAGATCAAAGCCTGCAAACCATTTCTTGAAGCACAGATTCAATTGCTAAATCCAAAAGTAGTAATCCTGCTTGGAAACACCGCAGAGAAAGCATTTTGTGACGGAGAAAAACTGGAATGGGGAGTTCCAAGGGCAGTGAATGGAAAATATACCCTTCTGAAAATATATCATCCGGCAGCTCTTATTTACCAGCGTTCAAGGATTGAAGAACAGAATACTCTGATTGATAACAATAGACATCTGTGGGAACTGGAATAA
- a CDS encoding DUF523 and DUF1722 domain-containing protein, which produces MESHPKCSFSRPKIVISRCLGFDHCRYDGKIVSFPLAEAIKPFVKFIDVCPEYDIGLGIPREPIRIVENNEDGSSRKLIQPATGLDLTDKMESFSRFYLEKLDDFDGFILKSKSPSCGTGTTKVFPDAEAEEYTYHEGNGFFAETVLKKYPEIPVIDEEKFKDPIKRDHFLTHVFVLASFRDASMSCKLHSLVEFQTANKLLFMAYNKQTMTAMGNIVANRENLPVEKVYEDYTELLVQILSEAPQSGPVINAFMHAFGYFSRHLSAGEKFVFMQQLQKLREDGSVIFELRRWFMSMAEKYDVEYLSKQTLFCPYPSELSV; this is translated from the coding sequence ATGGAATCTCATCCCAAATGCAGTTTTTCACGTCCAAAAATTGTGATAAGCAGATGTCTCGGTTTTGATCATTGTCGCTATGATGGCAAAATAGTCTCGTTTCCTCTGGCAGAGGCCATAAAACCATTTGTTAAATTTATTGATGTGTGCCCTGAGTATGATATCGGCCTGGGGATTCCAAGAGAGCCTATACGCATAGTTGAGAATAATGAAGATGGTAGCAGCAGGAAGCTGATACAACCTGCAACTGGACTTGACCTGACCGATAAGATGGAGTCATTTTCCAGGTTCTACCTTGAAAAACTGGATGATTTTGATGGTTTCATACTCAAATCTAAATCCCCTTCATGCGGGACAGGCACGACCAAAGTATTTCCTGATGCAGAGGCAGAAGAATATACTTATCACGAAGGGAATGGATTCTTTGCGGAAACTGTACTTAAAAAATATCCTGAAATCCCTGTGATAGATGAAGAAAAGTTCAAAGATCCGATAAAGAGGGATCATTTTCTGACACATGTCTTTGTACTTGCATCTTTCAGGGATGCATCCATGTCATGCAAACTTCATTCGCTGGTTGAGTTTCAAACTGCGAACAAGCTGCTCTTTATGGCTTACAATAAGCAGACAATGACAGCTATGGGAAACATAGTTGCCAACCGGGAGAATCTACCGGTTGAAAAGGTGTATGAGGATTACACTGAACTTTTAGTGCAGATACTGTCAGAAGCTCCACAAAGTGGCCCTGTTATCAATGCTTTTATGCACGCGTTCGGTTATTTTTCACGACATTTGAGTGCCGGTGAGAAGTTCGTGTTCATGCAGCAGTTACAAAAGTTGCGTGAAGATGGTTCTGTGATATTTGAGTTGAGAAGGTGGTTCATGTCAATGGCAGAAAAATATGATGTGGAGTATCTTTCTAAACAGACACTTTTCTGTCCATATCCGTCGGAGTTGTCTGTTTAG
- a CDS encoding 30S ribosomal protein S3ae — translation MARKVQRKLDKWKSKTWYNVETPEFISRTNIGVTPAEEPEQLIGRVVETTVGEIANDFTKHNTKLRLEINNVSGDVANTRFLGHEITTDYLRSIVKRQTSRIDANLDVTTKDGYVIRVKPICFTVKRARSSQIKGIREVMVKIVKERAAELNFEQFIEEAIMGKLSANIYRNAKSIYPLRRVEIRKTEVKSVPAKQ, via the coding sequence TTGGCAAGGAAAGTGCAGAGAAAGTTAGACAAATGGAAGTCAAAGACATGGTACAACGTAGAAACACCGGAATTCATCAGCAGGACAAACATTGGTGTTACCCCTGCAGAAGAGCCTGAACAGCTCATCGGTCGTGTCGTTGAGACCACAGTCGGCGAAATTGCTAACGATTTCACAAAGCATAACACAAAGCTCAGACTCGAGATCAACAATGTCAGCGGTGACGTTGCAAACACAAGATTCCTCGGTCACGAGATCACAACAGATTACCTTCGCTCAATCGTAAAGCGTCAGACCTCAAGAATTGACGCGAACCTTGACGTTACAACAAAGGACGGATACGTCATCAGAGTAAAACCAATATGCTTCACTGTTAAGAGAGCAAGATCAAGTCAGATCAAAGGCATCAGGGAAGTAATGGTCAAGATAGTCAAGGAACGTGCAGCAGAGCTTAACTTCGAGCAGTTCATCGAAGAAGCGATCATGGGCAAGCTTTCCGCAAACATCTACAGGAACGCAAAGTCCATCTACCCACTCAGAAGGGTAGAGATCAGAAAGACAGAAGTCAAATCTGTCCCTGCGAAGCAGTAA
- a CDS encoding SLC13 family permease encodes MIIPLVILAIVFFLTAVRQVGNVRLGIWQIMSLGAAGVLLTGQISIASAIKAVNVDVLLFLFGMFAIGQALEMSGYLSHLSYRFFKNAGSVDLVVLYILFGMGFASAFLMNDTLAIIGTPVVLLLAKDHHIDPKLLLMTLAFAVTTGSVISPIGNPQNLLIALESGMQNPFIVFMDHLLLPTVINMLIAYIFLRIAYRKNFTSTVLSHSKQVISDKKLAGFSRISLALVLLLVCVKILLAITGFAQQFDLKLTYIALVAAIPVLIFSERRKEVLKNTDWHTLLFFVAMFILMESVWESGFFQNIISSSEIDISKVPMILTISVTLSQLISNVPLVALYIPILLHANVSTAEFVALAAGSTISGNLSILGAASNVIIIQNAERRSNISLGFIEFARIGVPLTIVQILVYWIFIG; translated from the coding sequence GTGATAATACCATTAGTAATTCTAGCCATTGTATTCTTTCTGACAGCCGTAAGACAGGTTGGAAATGTAAGACTTGGCATCTGGCAGATAATGTCCCTTGGTGCTGCCGGTGTGCTTCTTACAGGCCAGATATCAATAGCTTCTGCCATTAAAGCCGTCAATGTCGATGTTCTGCTATTTCTTTTTGGCATGTTCGCCATTGGACAGGCCCTGGAAATGAGTGGTTATCTGTCTCACCTTTCATACCGTTTTTTTAAAAATGCAGGTTCGGTTGATCTTGTAGTACTTTACATTCTTTTTGGAATGGGATTTGCCTCAGCTTTCCTTATGAACGATACACTTGCAATAATCGGAACACCAGTGGTGCTTCTGCTTGCAAAGGACCATCATATAGACCCAAAACTGCTTCTGATGACACTTGCATTTGCAGTTACTACCGGAAGTGTCATCAGTCCAATAGGCAACCCGCAGAATCTCCTCATAGCACTCGAAAGCGGGATGCAGAACCCATTTATCGTGTTTATGGACCATCTGCTTCTTCCAACTGTTATAAACATGCTGATAGCATACATATTCCTGAGAATAGCATACAGGAAGAATTTCACTTCAACTGTGCTGAGCCATTCAAAACAGGTTATAAGTGACAAAAAACTAGCAGGATTTTCCAGAATTTCACTGGCTCTTGTACTGCTGCTGGTCTGCGTAAAGATACTACTGGCAATAACCGGCTTTGCGCAGCAGTTCGACCTGAAGCTCACATACATAGCTCTGGTAGCAGCAATACCTGTCCTGATTTTCAGTGAGCGCAGGAAAGAAGTGCTGAAAAATACCGACTGGCATACACTGTTATTTTTCGTGGCCATGTTCATTCTGATGGAAAGTGTATGGGAAAGCGGGTTCTTCCAGAATATCATATCTTCATCCGAAATTGACATCAGCAAAGTTCCAATGATCCTTACAATAAGTGTGACTCTCAGCCAGTTGATATCTAACGTCCCACTGGTAGCGCTTTACATACCCATCCTTTTGCACGCTAATGTAAGCACCGCAGAATTTGTGGCACTGGCAGCAGGAAGTACAATCTCTGGAAATCTGTCCATACTGGGTGCAGCAAGCAATGTTATCATCATACAGAACGCCGAACGCAGGAGCAATATCTCACTCGGGTTCATTGAATTTGCCAGGATAGGAGTGCCGCTTACAATTGTGCAGATCCTTGTCTACTGGATATTCATTGGATGA
- a CDS encoding glutamate--tRNA ligase produces MTLTDDDKKTIEKYALQNAVKYGQAPQTGAVMGRVMGECPHLRPMAKEVGPVIQQILAEVAKETPEQWQARLEAIAPELIEELNTKKEPDKGLKALDVEEGKQVVMRFAPNPNGPPTLGSTRGIVVNSEYVKKYGGKFIIRFDDTDPQTKRPMLEAYDWYVDDCKWLGANPDEIVIASDRIPMYYDYARQLIEMGKAYVCFCDGADFKKFKDAKEACPHRDVDPQENLMHWDKMLSGEYEEKSAVLRIKTDITHKDPALRDFGAFRIVKVPHPRPEVDDKYCVWPLLDFEGAIEDHELGMTHIIRGKDLMDSEKRQTYIYNYLGWKYPKTTHWGRVKMHEFGKFSTSLLRKSIEDGEYSGWDDPRLPTLRAMRRRGILPEAIRKFFIEMGVGETDISISMDTLYAENRKLIDPVANRYFFVWDPVEIKITDSEPCTVNPSLHPTEDRGCREIEVADKVYICSEDAEKLQVGSKLRLKDLYNLEVTSTEPLQAKHIGDSIESVKKEKMKIIHWAPLDGVSVRVLSPDGEFTGIGEKQVTTELDKIVQFERFGFCRIDSVPPSDIKVKRLVPVVAYYTHK; encoded by the coding sequence ATGACTTTAACTGACGACGATAAAAAGACCATAGAGAAATACGCGTTGCAGAATGCTGTAAAATACGGACAGGCACCACAGACTGGTGCTGTTATGGGTCGTGTGATGGGTGAATGCCCTCACCTGCGTCCAATGGCAAAGGAAGTAGGACCTGTTATCCAGCAGATCCTTGCAGAAGTTGCCAAAGAAACCCCTGAACAGTGGCAGGCACGTCTTGAGGCTATTGCTCCTGAACTCATAGAGGAGCTCAACACAAAGAAGGAGCCGGATAAGGGTCTTAAAGCACTTGATGTTGAAGAGGGAAAGCAGGTCGTTATGCGTTTTGCACCAAATCCAAATGGTCCGCCAACCCTTGGAAGTACTCGTGGCATCGTTGTCAATTCCGAATATGTAAAGAAATACGGCGGCAAGTTCATCATACGTTTCGATGATACTGATCCTCAGACAAAGCGCCCGATGCTGGAAGCATACGACTGGTATGTGGATGACTGCAAATGGCTGGGTGCTAACCCTGATGAGATAGTCATAGCTTCAGACAGGATCCCAATGTATTATGACTACGCCAGACAGCTTATCGAGATGGGAAAGGCATATGTCTGTTTCTGTGACGGTGCGGATTTCAAGAAATTCAAGGATGCTAAGGAAGCATGTCCTCACAGGGATGTAGATCCGCAGGAAAACCTAATGCACTGGGATAAGATGCTTTCCGGAGAGTATGAGGAGAAATCCGCTGTTTTGCGTATTAAGACCGATATAACTCACAAGGATCCTGCACTCCGTGATTTCGGAGCGTTCAGAATTGTAAAGGTTCCTCACCCACGTCCTGAAGTAGACGATAAGTACTGTGTCTGGCCACTTCTGGACTTTGAAGGTGCAATCGAGGACCACGAGCTTGGCATGACACACATCATCAGGGGTAAAGACCTGATGGACAGTGAGAAACGCCAGACCTATATTTACAATTATCTTGGCTGGAAATATCCGAAAACAACCCACTGGGGTCGTGTAAAGATGCACGAGTTCGGTAAGTTCAGTACCAGCTTATTGCGCAAATCCATTGAGGATGGCGAGTACTCAGGCTGGGATGACCCACGTCTTCCAACACTCCGTGCAATGCGCAGGAGAGGTATTCTCCCTGAAGCTATCCGTAAGTTCTTCATCGAGATGGGCGTTGGTGAAACAGACATTAGTATAAGTATGGACACACTTTACGCAGAGAACCGTAAACTCATTGACCCTGTTGCAAACAGGTATTTCTTTGTATGGGATCCTGTTGAGATCAAGATCACAGATTCAGAACCATGCACAGTAAATCCTTCATTGCACCCAACAGAAGACAGGGGATGCCGTGAGATCGAGGTTGCCGATAAGGTCTACATCTGCAGTGAGGATGCTGAAAAACTCCAGGTAGGTTCAAAGCTCAGACTCAAAGACCTTTACAACTTAGAGGTTACTTCCACAGAGCCTCTCCAGGCAAAGCATATCGGAGATTCCATTGAGTCAGTGAAGAAGGAAAAGATGAAGATCATCCACTGGGCTCCGTTGGATGGAGTTTCTGTAAGAGTTTTGTCACCTGACGGAGAGTTTACAGGTATCGGTGAAAAGCAGGTTACAACTGAGCTTGATAAGATCGTACAGTTCGAGAGATTCGGATTCTGCAGGATAGATTCAGTTCCTCCCAGCGATATCAAGGTCAAAAGACTAGTCCCTGTAGTGGCTTATTACACGCACAAGTGA
- a CDS encoding fumarylacetoacetate hydrolase family protein, with protein sequence MFGRFRYKDNVFYGEVNGNKVTSMEGSFMECELSELEILPPSNPSKVVCVGLNYHDHATELGMSVPEEPILFIKPPSSVIGNHGKIMYPKISTQVDFEAELAIVIGKRCRNITYDRACDVIAGFTCFNDVTARDLQRKDGQWTRAKSFDTFAPVGPFVVPVDEFDPENASIVSRVNGEVKQDSNISNLIFDIPYLLEFISGVMTLEVGDIIATGTPPGVGELHPGDVVEVEIEGIGTLVNEVA encoded by the coding sequence ATGTTTGGACGATTCAGGTATAAAGACAATGTATTTTACGGAGAGGTTAATGGAAATAAAGTAACTTCCATGGAAGGCTCTTTTATGGAGTGTGAACTCTCCGAACTTGAAATACTTCCACCTTCAAATCCGTCAAAGGTAGTATGTGTGGGTCTGAATTATCATGACCATGCCACTGAGCTTGGTATGTCTGTCCCTGAAGAGCCGATATTGTTTATTAAACCACCATCATCCGTCATCGGAAATCATGGAAAGATAATGTATCCGAAAATAAGCACGCAGGTAGATTTTGAAGCAGAGCTTGCTATTGTTATCGGAAAAAGGTGCAGGAATATTACTTATGACAGGGCATGTGATGTGATCGCAGGTTTTACCTGTTTTAATGATGTGACTGCCCGCGACCTGCAACGAAAGGACGGACAATGGACAAGGGCTAAGAGTTTTGATACTTTTGCGCCGGTGGGTCCATTTGTAGTTCCGGTTGACGAGTTTGACCCGGAGAATGCTTCTATAGTCAGCCGTGTAAACGGTGAGGTGAAACAGGATTCCAACATCAGCAATCTGATATTTGATATTCCTTATTTGCTGGAGTTCATTTCCGGGGTCATGACACTGGAGGTTGGTGATATTATTGCAACAGGAACACCGCCCGGAGTTGGTGAGCTTCACCCCGGAGATGTTGTTGAAGTGGAAATTGAAGGAATAGGAACTTTGGTCAACGAGGTTGCATAA
- a CDS encoding ketopantoate reductase family protein produces MKVLILGAGAVGLTLAAKLSSVCDVHAVCRQRHADKIKTDGFKMTGIWGEATCKVSCSEDAPKDDYDYIFISSKSTATESICEQFADIINGREVISMQNGLGNEEIIAKYTDKVIGGTIITGFEWAGDAQIHVSVETGPMNLGRFPSGLDDSVLRLVELVKSAGIQVNGTENIMSSVWSKVLYNSALNPLGAVMGVPYGKLENSHAWTIIENIVHEAFKVTEAEGVVLPWKTAEEYLTFLHDFQLPNTAEHHSSMYQDITSGRKTEIDFLNGAVVSRAKKLGINAPYNTFISEQIRFMEALQVEKLKQA; encoded by the coding sequence ATGAAAGTCCTGATATTAGGTGCAGGAGCAGTAGGTCTGACCCTTGCTGCAAAATTATCTTCTGTTTGTGATGTACATGCAGTATGCCGCCAGAGACATGCTGACAAAATAAAAACCGATGGTTTTAAGATGACAGGTATCTGGGGCGAAGCCACCTGTAAAGTCAGTTGTTCAGAAGATGCTCCAAAAGATGATTATGATTATATTTTCATTTCTTCCAAGTCCACTGCAACAGAATCTATCTGCGAACAGTTCGCAGATATAATCAATGGCAGGGAAGTTATCAGCATGCAGAACGGCCTTGGCAACGAGGAGATCATTGCAAAGTACACCGATAAAGTAATCGGAGGCACCATAATTACAGGTTTTGAATGGGCAGGCGATGCACAGATACATGTATCCGTTGAAACCGGGCCAATGAACCTCGGAAGGTTCCCTTCAGGACTTGATGACAGCGTGCTTAGACTTGTAGAACTGGTTAAAAGTGCAGGTATTCAGGTAAACGGAACAGAGAACATTATGAGTTCTGTCTGGTCTAAGGTTCTCTACAATTCAGCCCTCAACCCTCTTGGTGCAGTCATGGGAGTTCCATACGGGAAGCTTGAGAACTCACATGCATGGACTATTATTGAGAACATCGTTCATGAGGCTTTCAAGGTCACTGAAGCAGAAGGTGTTGTACTTCCCTGGAAAACAGCAGAAGAATACCTTACTTTCCTGCATGACTTCCAGCTTCCTAATACCGCAGAGCATCATTCATCCATGTATCAGGATATCACTTCCGGAAGGAAAACTGAGATAGATTTCCTCAACGGTGCAGTAGTATCAAGGGCAAAGAAACTTGGAATCAATGCGCCATACAATACATTCATTTCAGAGCAGATCCGCTTCATGGAAGCATTGCAGGTAGAAAAACTGAAACAGGCATAA
- the thiM gene encoding hydroxyethylthiazole kinase, with protein MKNPLESIRESKPLVHHITNWVTIYDCANMTRAFGALPIMAHAPEECADMTGISTVFVLNIGTLTTELIDAMVLSAKAANEKSMPVVLDAVGVGATKFRDEMAAKILDSVHVDIIKGNYSEIAKLAGENAITRGVEATSIEADPKKIAKEFAKARSCVVVMTGVEDIISDGERTFVVKNGHELMGSIVGTGCMAASIIGSFAGVNSDLCEAAKDALCYFGIAGQLAAEKSAGPGTFKMYLYDEVYNLSDEKAQSMMNFEEC; from the coding sequence ATGAAAAATCCGCTTGAATCTATAAGGGAATCTAAACCGCTTGTACATCACATAACAAACTGGGTAACGATATATGACTGTGCTAATATGACAAGAGCGTTCGGTGCTCTTCCAATTATGGCTCATGCCCCGGAAGAATGTGCTGACATGACAGGCATTTCCACGGTTTTCGTCCTTAATATCGGAACTCTTACAACAGAGCTCATCGATGCAATGGTCCTTTCTGCAAAGGCTGCAAACGAGAAGAGCATGCCTGTGGTCCTTGATGCAGTAGGGGTCGGTGCAACAAAGTTCCGTGATGAAATGGCTGCAAAAATACTTGATTCCGTCCATGTGGATATTATCAAAGGAAACTATTCCGAGATCGCAAAGCTCGCAGGTGAGAATGCAATTACAAGGGGAGTAGAGGCTACATCCATTGAAGCAGATCCTAAGAAGATTGCAAAGGAATTCGCAAAAGCCAGGTCATGTGTAGTTGTAATGACCGGTGTTGAGGATATTATCAGTGACGGAGAAAGGACATTCGTTGTTAAGAACGGACACGAACTCATGGGTTCAATTGTCGGAACAGGATGCATGGCCGCATCAATAATCGGTTCCTTTGCCGGAGTAAACTCTGACCTATGTGAAGCTGCAAAGGATGCTCTCTGCTATTTCGGAATCGCAGGACAGCTTGCAGCAGAAAAGTCCGCAGGTCCTGGCACATTCAAGATGTATCTATATGACGAGGTCTACAACCTTTCAGATGAAAAAGCACAGTCCATGATGAACTTTGAAGAGTGCTGA
- the thiE gene encoding thiamine phosphate synthase: MTDKRSLLDEIDFYLVTDSGLSKKGTLSDVEKAVAAGCRIIQYREKSISTKDMIIEAAQIKTLCGIKSIFLVNDRVDVALAVDADGVHIGQDDMPIGIARELIGPDKIIGLTVHNVEEALEAQRMGADYVGLSPIFNTSTKKDAGNGIGPESIRAVKDAIKIPIVAIGGINKQNSESVILGGADSLVVISAVVCSDDVERETREFIDLIQRTRSQS, encoded by the coding sequence ATGACTGACAAAAGATCATTGCTGGATGAAATTGATTTCTACCTTGTGACAGACTCCGGTCTGTCAAAAAAAGGTACGCTTTCGGATGTGGAAAAAGCGGTTGCTGCAGGATGCAGGATAATACAGTATCGTGAGAAATCCATCAGTACCAAGGATATGATTATCGAAGCCGCACAGATAAAAACACTATGTGGCATCAAGTCAATTTTTCTTGTAAATGACCGTGTGGATGTTGCTCTGGCCGTTGATGCTGATGGTGTGCATATCGGACAGGACGACATGCCAATAGGTATTGCAAGAGAGCTTATCGGACCGGATAAAATAATCGGCCTTACAGTTCATAATGTAGAGGAGGCTCTTGAGGCTCAGAGAATGGGTGCAGATTATGTGGGACTTAGTCCGATCTTCAACACATCAACCAAGAAAGATGCCGGAAATGGCATCGGTCCAGAAAGCATCAGAGCTGTGAAAGATGCTATCAAAATCCCTATTGTTGCTATAGGTGGCATCAATAAGCAGAACAGTGAAAGTGTTATCCTTGGCGGTGCTGACAGTCTGGTTGTTATCTCTGCGGTAGTATGCAGCGATGATGTTGAAAGAGAGACCAGGGAGTTTATTGATCTGATACAAAGAACCAGATCACAAAGTTAA
- a CDS encoding serine--tRNA ligase yields MDFKFRLECSLKTSADASKATDVVAAYIEEANKTILTKGAPEGQGAKITAWSVEADRIKLTFESGRHVRVHDALLRMRKPLAAKLGKEFKIGIRGIEVDSYTIEIPSEKELPPMKIPYVAEMTYEGGILKLALDVDESAMSNRVPDRILSLMEDKLEQRTYGGKTEHWNVLWQSEKKEHKFSDDPTKAMMEAGWLKRGASRGQWIHGPQSTRMFRTFERIVLEELLEPLGYREMIFPKLVPWEVWQKSGHAKGVYPEIYYVCPPKTRDPEFWEEVIDHYKVTLEVPTSLIKEKIGDPIGGMCYAQCPPFWPYLQGETIPTDEFPIKVFDRSGTSHRYESGGIHGMERVDEFHRIEILWVGTKEQVIKTANELHEKYMYIFNELLDLEWRKAWVTPWFMAQEGLTGVSEQTEAGTTDYEAVLPYRGEDAEWLEFQNVSVNGNKYPSGFNVKCQSGEELWSGCSGVGLERWASAFFAQKGIDPENWPEEFRKRVGEVPRGIRFL; encoded by the coding sequence ATCGACTTCAAATTCAGGCTGGAGTGTTCCCTTAAGACAAGTGCGGATGCCAGCAAAGCAACTGATGTTGTCGCTGCATACATTGAAGAGGCTAACAAAACCATTCTTACAAAAGGCGCTCCGGAAGGCCAGGGTGCAAAGATCACAGCATGGAGTGTTGAAGCTGACAGGATAAAGCTGACATTTGAGTCCGGAAGGCATGTACGTGTCCACGATGCGCTGCTCCGTATGAGAAAGCCTCTTGCAGCAAAACTTGGAAAGGAATTCAAGATTGGTATCCGTGGAATTGAGGTTGATTCATACACAATTGAGATTCCTTCTGAAAAAGAACTTCCTCCAATGAAAATCCCTTATGTTGCAGAAATGACCTATGAAGGCGGAATACTCAAGCTGGCCCTTGATGTTGATGAGTCTGCAATGTCAAACCGTGTTCCAGACAGGATACTTTCCCTTATGGAAGATAAGCTGGAACAGAGAACTTACGGTGGAAAGACCGAGCACTGGAATGTACTCTGGCAGAGTGAGAAGAAGGAACACAAGTTCTCAGATGACCCGACAAAGGCCATGATGGAAGCCGGCTGGCTCAAGAGAGGTGCCAGCAGGGGACAGTGGATCCATGGCCCGCAGTCCACAAGGATGTTCAGGACCTTTGAGAGAATCGTTCTGGAGGAACTTCTCGAACCGCTTGGATACAGGGAAATGATATTCCCAAAGCTTGTACCATGGGAAGTCTGGCAGAAATCCGGACATGCAAAGGGTGTTTATCCTGAAATTTACTACGTCTGTCCTCCAAAGACAAGAGACCCTGAGTTCTGGGAGGAAGTTATTGATCATTACAAGGTAACACTTGAGGTTCCAACATCCCTTATCAAAGAGAAGATCGGTGATCCGATTGGTGGAATGTGCTATGCACAGTGTCCTCCGTTCTGGCCATACCTGCAGGGCGAGACAATCCCTACTGACGAGTTCCCTATAAAGGTGTTCGACAGGTCCGGAACCTCACACAGGTACGAGAGTGGTGGAATCCATGGTATGGAGCGTGTGGACGAGTTCCACAGGATCGAGATTCTCTGGGTTGGCACCAAAGAACAGGTAATCAAGACTGCAAACGAACTCCATGAGAAGTACATGTACATCTTCAACGAGCTTCTTGATCTTGAATGGAGAAAGGCATGGGTTACACCATGGTTCATGGCACAGGAAGGACTTACAGGAGTTTCCGAGCAGACTGAAGCCGGTACAACTGATTATGAAGCTGTGCTCCCTTACCGTGGCGAGGATGCTGAGTGGCTGGAATTCCAGAATGTAAGTGTGAATGGAAACAAGTATCCATCTGGATTTAATGTCAAATGCCAGTCCGGCGAGGAACTCTGGTCAGGATGTTCCGGTGTGGGACTTGAGAGATGGGCTTCAGCTTTCTTTGCACAGAAAGGAATTGACCCTGAGAACTGGCCTGAGGAATTCAGGAAGAGAGTGGGAGAAGTGCCAAGGGGAATCAGGTTCCTCTGA